The genomic interval GTTTTGCTTTTACAGGTTCATCGCGTACCTCGACGTTGGCGCCAACAGCTGCAACACAAGCGGTCCAGACAACAACAACGAAAACCGACCCTCAAGGTAAAATATAGAgctactacaactaccactaccactaccactactactacaaccactactactactactacaactacaactacaaccactaccactaccacttctactgctactactactaccactaccactaccactactactactactactactactactactactactactactactactactactactactactactacttctactactactactactaccacttctactactactactacaacaacaatagcaactactactactactactactactactactactactactactactactactactactactactactactactactactactactactactactactactactactactactactactactactactactactactgctactgctactgctactgctactgctactgctactgctactgctactgctactactactacttcttctactacttctactactacaactactactactactactactgctactactgctactactgctactactacttctactactacaactacaacaacaactactactactactactacaacttgtAATACTTCTaatactacaactactactactagcaCCTAACTCCCATTTTATTTTGGGATATTTACCAGCCTTACAGACCTTAAATctttaattctttatttttaaatcaccTGTCGACTCTTACCTTGTgtcattaaacagggtttataccTAAACGTTTTGACTACAGtgtttgttcttaaatttttattgtattatcgATAGgtagaaaatactttttatacttAATACTTAATTCATGGCCGTTTTTTGTTGCTTTTCCTGTATTGCTTTAAATTCGATACTATTTATGCTATTTCttaatcaatattataatgatttaaatataatatcaaaatctgtAGTGTTGTGATTCTTGTTTAGGGTTTGATTGAAATTGAtcattgtgcctttaaacaggatcttactTGCATTTTATGTTGctcattgttttatatgtatatggacATATGTCTGTTTTCCGGTTACAGTCAACCAGTTTTGCAACAAGTACTCAGTTGTAGTTGATTTGTCACATGGCCAGCCCGTATCCAATGGTTTTGCTCCAAAATGCCCGTCCGGATCGTTTGCTTCGACAGAagcttttgttttaaacaattgcaaTGTAAGCCCCTGACATGTGGCGTCAAGGAAAGCAGGTACACTTTAGAAATGATTCATTGAGGTTGTAGATTAATATCAACACAATAAAATGCTGCTTTTCATGATGGCTAGTTTTAGACATTCCTGAGAGGTAATACATGTCATGTGCGTCCGGTGTGAATGAGAGTTACTGGCCACGCAGCGTACACTtttatccggaccggaaacacctaattgattgttttttttaactattttttcttttttttgcataattattgacGAAATTTCCgagtttttgttcatttatctggagggggggggggtctagGGTAGAGTGACAACGAAAGTTTCCAGCACGGTTAATTTAACTGCAAATGCCTATCTGgagtgcatttttttatttatttattgtttattgtatgtAATACTTTGTTTGATCGAAAATATCATCTTCTTTGCAAGTTTGACCGTTTTTAAGAAACAGTATATAtagattaattatttaaaattgtatagGTTATGAGCGAGTGTAACTCCATTCCAACGTATACGGCAATTGGAACTTACCTGCATGGGGTGTATCCTGTTGGTACTGGCTTATCAGGCGTGTTTCTCGAATGCCTTCCAAACGGTTTTAAGGTCAGTATGTACAGTAAGCAAAGAAAGTTGTTTTCGACTTTCAAACTAAATACTTCATTTTCAAGGTAAAGGTTGTGTTTAAGAAGGTAAAGGATACATGTTTTAGTTCTATAGAAGGTGAATTTGTCCTcagaataattgaaatatatttttactggAAGGTTAACTTTGGGAAGTACAGGAACCTCATGTTTTATGCTATGGGGGACGCGGTGTCAGCAGACCAAATGTTAAGTTCACAGCAACAAAATTGTCCGCAATATAACTAGAGAATAGAATGCCAACAAATCACATGTGCCTTACCAGAAGCCCGCCCCACACCTCTATGGGGCTTCTTTTAATATCGCGTCCTAACTCCAACATAATCAACAAAACGTAGCTTACTGTCAAAGTGAAAAGCTTCGAATGGCGCAAACACGCCACTGAAAACCTCATATTCCATTGCCCGAGAACCTCGTAATATGCATACACCCATCAACAATTTACTGACAAGCAGACGACAATTCGCTAAATTTGAAACGGATAAATGTTATACAAAGGACACTGATTTGATTATTCTGTTATATTCATAACCATTTGATCACTCAAAATGCTAATaatcttttaataaaatttgtcaATTGTTATCGAAAAGGTTTACATTGAATTTAAGATGCTATAAGTGCACAGAGCgagtttttttaaattcttacgAGATGGTTGGCAGAATGAAAAAAACggataatttatattatgtgttAATAGTATCTGGTAAAACAATACGCAATAAATACTgtacaaaatatactttatatttataacaagatCTGTAAAGTAGTGCCGAATAAGCCATGATTTCTAAAAAGTATAATCTTTAAACACATATGATACTCCTTGGTTTATTTGGTACTAATAAACAAGATGATTTACCTAATCGCCAAGCCCCATTCTGGGTTTACTAGAATGAGAACATATATGGTTGTTAATATAACGACAGGGAGCTACTTGAAGTGACTATTATCACATCCTACCAACAGAAAATTcgttaataaaacaattaaacagaGTTTATAACGACGTACGTCCATTTTATCTAAAGGCCACAGTAGGTTAGCGGGTATCAGTGCGGGGCAACAGTAAAATATGTTATCAGCTGAATTTTATAACAGAAAATAATTATCTGTATAACTTATTTGTCGTAGTTTCGATACAAATTatactgtattattttgtatttgatagaTTGCTCTTCAATTGCACTGCGACCAAACGCCAGAAGTCCGATCTATTGAGCAAGGAGGTGTTGGATTCCTCGACCCCAACGTCTACTTCACAATTGCTTAATACTCATGTAGACTAGTTCTATTTTCTTGCaactttgattaaaaaaaacacaatataaagcTTTTTTGTATCAAcagtttatttcttaaaatataaagcTATTTGGCTTGAATAGTTTAATCCGATAAGGtaaattaaaaccatttttctaaaaatatacgTTACTGTAGTTCAACCCAGAATATTGTAAGGCCACAGCtgttggggggggggcgtcaccaggttataaaaaataatgcgGCTCgaaattttactttaatttattacgtgaaaaaaaatacaacttcTTCATATATTTCGGTAGTGTGTCTCAAGTAAACCGTACTTTCAGAAAGTCCCCAATCTCTCGAGTCAAATACTTTCTAAGTTCAGTATTTCTAAACAAgaataaataccaaaatgttCCAAATTCGTAGAAAATAGAATGAGAGCTGAAGAATAAATGCTATTAAATTTAATGCTTCTAAAACAATCATacatttaaccaaaaaaaaagtttataaaataatcagaGAAAACTAAATATGCGGCCTGTCTCAATTATAACCTAAACAAGAATGCCATCTCCAAGCGATTTCCAGGGACTCGGCCATAGAGTGGCCGTATTTGGGAAGTATTGGCCCGAGCCGTTTTTTGGCCGACGTCAAAAACGAGTGGCCCGTTTTCGGTGAAGAACCGGCGAGGTTTCGAATCACTTTTGCCATGGCATTTGGCCGTCGGCCAAGAAACTGCCAACAAAGCTGTAGGAGAAACAGCGATATTGGATAATATAAAACTACGTATAGTGGACAAATTCAAAACTCTCTAACGAAGATttcacatataaataatattaacaattcTCACGCAGGAACTTAATATTTGCAAACTGCAGGTAAACGAGTAAATGGTGAAACATAGCAACGTATAATGAAGGAAGCTGTGAAAGCTGCAAATTTGGAACTGTACAATAATTCGTACTCAAAATTACGCTAACACAAGTGTTATCCACGCAGTCAAGTGTAATTACTTGGCTATTATACAGACATGAAAATGGTTCTCATTATCATCTGTATTAATTTACCGTAAACCGTGCCTAAATGGAATAAATGGCAAAAATTTGTACATGCAATACACATTCGCGGCATTCCTATCAGAGTCATATCTTGTGTCATTACAAATTTAGAGAGTTAAATTTGTTATAGGACCGCTTCTAATTGTGCCATCTAGAAAATGTATGATCGTGTTGTTATTACTTACTTCATAATCGTCgtcaaaaataagtttaaacttaatttacaAGGGGAGTTCATAATATGATACAGCATTGTTCACAATTTGAACATGTCTGAAAATAGCTCATTTGGCTAATGTTTCTAGTAAACATATAGCCGACTTTAAAAACAGATTATTGTATCTTGTTTGTTGTATCTTGTATTCATTCGATGCCTAGGCatattaaaccatatttttttaattaacaaacaTAGCTATTTAAGCTCGAACCTGTCTGAGTACTAGAAGTTGGCTTCTAAGAGGCCCATTGTAAGCGTAGGCGAAAGTATACTGGatatgtatatgtgttataattGTATTCTTATTccaaaagtatgtttttaaagaaattgtgactctttttttacaattacgtAATTAAATTATACTGTATCTAATGAAAATTGTCTATTTCTAAATTGCAATACTCTCAGGGTCATTAACCGAACACCCCTCACCCCTTCCCATCCCAACCCCTAAACTTTTCCAACCAATAGTCTATCTGTATGTACTAATGCGTTATGTTGCAAACCGCTCGCATTTTGCGTAATCTTAACTTTCCTCCATTGTTTAAGACTGTCTTGTTCGAAGATTGCAAGGccaaatcaaataaattttgtgATCGGACGAACACGTTATAAATTTACTAACCATGCGCAATacttaaagaaatattgtttgaacGTCTTATTAATAACTTAGAATTCAAACATAACACTGTTTTTTGCTTAAGCCATAATGTAGGCCTGTAAACCTGAAAGTTTCATAAATCAGTCAATTATTGGCGTACAAACATGAGCATAGAATATAACAAGTGAAATAAAGGTcattattttggtaatattCAAGAAAACTCATCCGTATGGAAAGCAGGCATATTATATATAGAATGCTCCTCGTTTGGTTATTTACGCTAATCATTCTACCGTAGATAGttagattatttaaaaatggtttcGTTTTGAAAAgaatggaaaatatattttcatctttttttggCTCCACCAAGTTTTCTGGTCAGCCAAAGTCCGATGAATAGAACTTAAATATGTGTACCCTTCATATAAGTAACATTCAGTTTTTGTATTTCCTCGTTGTGTGATATCTAAATGggatatttcattaaattgcgATTACACACTGCAAACTACGGGGACTACCAAGTGGTCGGAAATTCAAAATTAAGACCAGTTAaaaggcacaaggcaagggcccaataGACAATGAACTACgaacacaaacgtataaacgaTAAATGCAGTAGCATCGAGCCAAGCGGATTGAGTAAAGATAAATCGGACCTTTACCATTAGTTTGAGCAATCGAGTAAATTGAACCAaacgatatcgagccaacgggtttcgacaaTACACGAATACAAGCaccatttattttgaaatagttttaccGAAttatgatgggattaccgccttgaaagagtcagtgaaacacgagtttacAGAAACACGAGTCTACTGGGGGCCATTTTTTGCATGGCCATAACCTTTGGCTtgtccaaacatttattaataatcataaaataagAAGATATAAGCCATAGAAATCCTTTATACATTATACACAATGGGATCGTCTTCAGTATCGTACGATCGCTTTTTCGAATTGACATTCCGAAGTAGTTAGAATTATCTATGTATCAAAGTATGTCGTACTATGTTTGAGTTGTGTGAGCGCaccagggccatcatggccctcttgttacaCAACTGACAATGAAGaagtttgtaatgtttgtaGTCAGCTCCATAGTGTTTTACGACAATAACTTTCATATTTGGAATATAGTTACATCTGATACCCTTCTTCACAATGTATACAAAAGATGCCGAGTTTGACTTtatttttggggtaaaaaacatgatttttgagAATTGGAAAttccaaaaatgtaatattcaccatttttagctctactggccaaaggccaaaGAGCTTATGTCGTGACGCGTTGTCCGTGCGTCCGTGAATCcgtaaacaaatgtttgtttattctcTAGTCGttatttttgattgtatcttgatcaaacttatacagtagttagatatccatGAGAGCTTGCTTCCTTTCGataaccagccagatccgcccatgcatgactggattatggcccttgaattagtCAAAATTGGGCGTCAGtaagcaattgtttgtttatgctctaaagtcttcagttttgatcgTATCTTGatcaaacttatacagtagttagatatccacgagagctcggttcctttcgaaaaccgcctatgcatgactggattatcTCCCTTGAATTAGTCAAAATTGCTATAATTGGCTTGTTTACGCCATTAagttcttatttcttttaagatcttcaccaaacttacacagtagttagatattcatgagagcttggttcctttcgaaaatcaGCCAGATGAACCCATGTGCGACTGGATTATCTCCcttgaaattgtcaaatttCGCTATAATTCAGCTTGTTTATGTGATAAAGTCTCCATTTCTTTTcggatcttcaccaaacttatAAAGTAATTAGATATCCAtgagagcttggttcctttcgaaaatcaGCCAGATGAACCATTGCGCGACTGGATTATCTCCCTTGAAATTGTCAAGTTTTGCTATAATTCAGTTTGTTTGTGTGATAAAGTCTCCATTTCTTTTCGGATCTTAAACCAAACTATTACAGTAATCAGATTtccataagagcttggttcctttcgaaaattatCATGATGAACCCATGCACGACTGGATTATCTCCCTTGAAATTGTCAAATATTGCTATAATTCAGCTTGTTTATGTGATAAAGTCTCTATTTGTTTTCGGATCTTCATCAAACTTATAaagtatttaagatattcatgaGAGCTTGGTTCCTTATGAAAATCAGCctgatctgcccatgcatgactggattatggtccttgaaattgttaaaattgctATATTGCAGCTTGGGAACATAAGTCTCCATTTATTCATCTTCCTTTTGTTGCTCATACATACATgctttgatttgaaaatgatcAAACTAACTAAGCCAGTAGAGCAcaggccctcatgggcctcttgtttttagtttagtttaatttCTGGTTTTGGAGTCGGTCAAacattggaaaaaataaaaataaaatgattttttttttttttttttttttttggggtggacttgtattttttttctggttttggggtcaaacatttttattttatttatttttcttggacttttgtcatattttttctttattttaatttgttcgattttgtaatttcaaacattttgaaaagttgCATTGATTGGCAAAGCATATGACAACGAGACATTTAATTACTTGGATACTAAGCAGACAAGCGCCAGGCACCCGCaggcggtgctcttgttttgaCTCGGAATGTTATAAATTAGTTCCTACTGTGACAATAACTTCAATTTAATTTCTCCTAACATCGTAATTTCACCATGAGTCTGAAACACTGGAATGTCACGtaacgccaacgctcacttaactttcgtgatagttcgttcagtaaccaaccaacaactgttcaagtgttctaagtctttattgttccacgttctttctaagtataataatcagtatataataaagtatcatACGGGCCATATGTCCAGTCCACGCCCAAAATCTAATCTAACTAACATGGGTAACATGCgttcatatatactgctgatCTCGTCCAGTTTGTGACAGGTATGCATATCTAATATCTTATTACAGACGAAGGGATGTATTCTATagtcatgaactgtcacgctaattggtctaatagccagcggctatcacgaactGTCAGCATCTAAGTGTATCTACATTTGATCCCATGATGGAGTATTtgctttttgatacaaatatggagtatttactttttgatacaaataaattttgaattctattattgatttttggtaattactttaaagtgtttcatacgtaacttttatgttacgtaaCACTTTAAAGTTGATACGTAACGACGGTTACGTGACATTCGTCCGATTTTTCttaaaggaaatatttcatcatgggaattatttcatcttacttaatatattttaatttaatttcgtTTCGATATCTGAAACCAGAGAAAAATTTAATGTTTCGTTTTGCCACCAATAATCCTTGCGTTATACCTTTTATCCCaataatttttttcaataatttttatcaatttaccAAGCGCCAATTTAAATCTAACAAGCGGCGCAAGCAACGCGTTTCCGCCCTAATCTTATTTTTAGGAAGTGTCATAAAGAGGTGATAATTATTTCGGTAAAGATCGGagaaactatcattacttaaaCCCGCAGGGTTAATTGGTGTCAAAGCTTAATTGCTCGCGAGAATGATGACACTTGCTAATGATGAGGTGTCAACAGGAATGGTGTTAATGTAGACTTTGAATCTGAGAGAAATACTCTTGGTATTTAAACTTGAGGAACATGCTGTCAACTATAATCGATTAATGATAAAGTAGATGATTGgtaacaaaaatttaaaaggaGATGGTGAATAGAAGGTACggttttgttttggtgtttatatgaaatatgaagaGAACAAGAATACATGCACATAAATTATACCCGAaaccaaataagaaaaaaaaaaaaataatcaacagaaacaaacacaatacactaaactgaaataataatatttaaacacttcTGAAAAGTCACTGAAGATGTCTCTAGTCAACACTATTGACGTCTAGGTTATTGTTCGTGGTTGGTGACCGTGGGCGGTCACTCGAGCAGCCCGAGCACGTCCATGTAAGTGGCAGCACCGGGAGGAGGGGTGACGCGGCCGGTTGTTGAGGCAGCGGTTCTGGAAGCGCTGTGGCACGTGTCCATACGCTTTGGAACACGGCCCGGTTATTGGCGAGGGTTCTCACTGATCTACGAGAGACTGTAGAATCAGAGCAGCAAACGCAGACATGGAGTTGGCGTTGGGCTGCTACAGGGTGAATTTTCTCATGTACTTCAGTGAATAAGTccataaatagataaatgattCTTATGTACAAGTTCATTAATGATGTCCATCACTATTTCTGCATCGGAGTTGTCGATTTCGTTATTGACAGTTCAAAAGCAGAAGGTCCCGGTGGCTGTCAACAATATTAATTGTGGCCCTCAGGGTTTAATTCCATCCGATCCAAGCAAGGATAAAGTCGTTGGATGGCTTCGGACATCGGGTGCGCAGCCGACGTTGATTGGTTGCAGATACCCGGTTTTTCAGGCCCCGCCTCTGATTGGGCGAGAGTAGATTCCTCACTGGCCTTGTAGACCACCTGACTGTATTGTGGGTGTGGTTTGGGACGCGATCGGTTAGGAATACATTTGAGGAAGGCAGAATGATATTTACAAAGAATGAGAACGGTCACACTGACAAGCAGAACACCAGCTGCTATGATTGTAATTATTTTCCATAGTGGCCACCCAGAGGATACGTCAAGGACAGAATTGggtaagtaaattaatttattcattaaagctCTTAAGGGAAGTTCGTGTATCTGTTTCAATTCATCAGGCATTTCAATTTTTGAGACGTTAGTAAGAATCTTATGGAGAGGTTCCCAGATTTGAAGTGATGTGAAATTGGGAAGTACTTgataatgttcataattatttaatagcaGTCTTGAACTATTTGTAAACCATGACCCCAgtgtaaaatgttcattatacGCTTTGCAGTTCATTTGCAACGATAGCAAACTTAAAGGAGCTTCTACTGTCTTTTTGCTATGAGTTTGATTGGAGTTTTGGCATATGATTACAAATGTTAAGTCCGTTTTGGAAGCGATCATCCAAATACCATCATATAGATATTCCGCGGCTGGTAGGCGTTTATTTGGTCTTGTTATGGTAGAGCATTGACTTTTGACTTTATTgtcttgtttcataaataaggCTGTAATACAGAACTGGGATAAACTCATTTGATAAAGTGCCGAGCGAACTTCGCAGAATGGACTAATGCTTTGTACACAAGATTGTAATTCAAATTCAGTTAGAATGGAGAACTGAGTGCGTTCTTTATTAGTAATCATACGCGTAGAATCTAAATCATAACGAGCTGTCATACTGATATTGTCTGATTGTGTAAGACTGCGGTTTCTACTAATGAAAGGTACATCCAAATTGTAGGCTTGATATAATTCATATTGATTATTAAGTTCAGAAAGTGGAATCTTGATCGTTACAATTATATGGTCGTTATACATTATTGTGTTACATGAGA from Mya arenaria isolate MELC-2E11 chromosome 7, ASM2691426v1 carries:
- the LOC128240468 gene encoding uncharacterized protein LOC128240468 encodes the protein MLVTFSSIFCCCLSLSVISHAFILDSFPDCSLAEIRQHCNDRAVQCKRLNQLSGRRYYCTCEPGFHGNSCDQGSSRTSTLAPTAATQAVQTTTTKTDPQVNQFCNKYSVVVDLSHGQPVSNGFAPKCPSGSFASTEAFVLNNCNVSP